In a single window of the Acidobacteriota bacterium genome:
- the glmU gene encoding bifunctional UDP-N-acetylglucosamine diphosphorylase/glucosamine-1-phosphate N-acetyltransferase GlmU, which produces MSNDLDILIMAAGLGTRMRSSRAKVLHHLDGMPLVNHVVSAALKLEPSKVVVIVGHQADEVEKAVKNEFPDAGVEFALQEKQLGTGDAVNAARQILEGRNSTTVVLSGDVPQMKAETLQAMIDGHLEAAAACTILSVKLKDPTGYGRVMRGEDGLFERVVEQKDASDDEKKIKEINSGIYCFDTVKLFDALSRVGNENAQGEYYLTDVPGILRADGEAVAVFECPDASEVEGVNERRQLAKMEKKTRKQANRRLMESGVTLLDPKAAYISSRAEIGRDTVIYQNVTIEGNTIIGENCIIRPGVRIVNSVIGDNVEIRDNSFVTDSTIGNGCTVGPIAHLRGHAVMEEGAKVGNFVELKKTKLGKRSKASHLTYLGDATIGENTNIGAGTITCNYDGKNKHETHIGDNVKIGSDTMLVAPITVGDGAVTGAGSVVTKDIQPNKLAVGAPARSIKDLTEK; this is translated from the coding sequence TTGAGTAACGATCTCGACATTCTAATAATGGCCGCGGGGCTCGGGACCCGAATGAGGTCCTCGCGCGCAAAAGTGCTGCATCATCTGGACGGGATGCCGCTCGTCAATCACGTCGTCAGTGCCGCATTGAAACTCGAGCCCTCGAAGGTCGTTGTTATCGTCGGTCATCAGGCGGATGAGGTTGAAAAAGCTGTAAAGAATGAATTCCCCGATGCCGGCGTCGAATTCGCTCTGCAGGAAAAACAGCTCGGTACGGGCGACGCCGTAAACGCTGCGAGGCAAATTCTCGAAGGCAGAAACTCGACGACAGTCGTGCTTTCGGGTGATGTTCCGCAGATGAAGGCCGAGACTCTGCAGGCGATGATAGACGGCCATCTCGAGGCCGCGGCCGCATGCACGATCTTATCCGTAAAGCTCAAAGACCCAACAGGTTACGGGCGTGTGATGCGTGGTGAAGATGGCCTGTTCGAACGCGTTGTCGAGCAGAAGGACGCAAGCGACGACGAAAAGAAAATAAAAGAGATCAACTCAGGTATCTACTGTTTTGATACGGTGAAACTCTTCGATGCCCTTTCACGGGTTGGAAATGAGAATGCTCAAGGCGAGTATTATCTAACCGATGTGCCCGGAATTCTGCGTGCAGACGGCGAGGCCGTTGCGGTTTTTGAATGCCCCGACGCCAGTGAGGTCGAAGGCGTCAACGAACGCCGACAACTCGCGAAAATGGAGAAGAAGACACGAAAGCAGGCTAACCGGCGATTGATGGAAAGCGGCGTTACGCTGCTCGATCCCAAGGCGGCGTACATCAGCTCTCGTGCAGAGATCGGCCGCGACACGGTCATTTATCAGAACGTAACCATCGAAGGCAACACCATTATCGGAGAAAACTGCATTATTCGACCCGGCGTACGAATCGTGAATTCGGTGATCGGTGACAATGTTGAGATACGAGATAATTCGTTTGTCACAGATTCTACGATCGGCAACGGCTGCACCGTCGGGCCGATAGCACATCTTCGCGGACACGCCGTAATGGAGGAAGGTGCGAAGGTCGGGAATTTCGTCGAGCTTAAGAAGACCAAACTCGGCAAACGCTCAAAGGCCAGCCACCTTACCTATCTCGGCGACGCTACCATCGGCGAAAACACCAACATCGGCGCCGGCACCATTACGTGTAATTACGACGGCAAAAACAAACACGAGACCCATATCGGCGACAACGTAAAGATCGGCTCCGATACGATGCTTGTGGCCCCCATAACCGTCGGCGACGGAGCGGTGACGGGAGCGGGAAGTGTGGTTACAAAGGATATTCAGCCAAACAAGCTCGCCGTCGGAGCTCCCGCTCGCTCGATAAAGGATCTAACCGAAAAGTAA
- a CDS encoding YvcK family protein: MKHHIFSDSSGGLRFVAIGGGNGLSTLLSGLKRFVHAGETEPFWLDDLSAIVAVSDDGGSSGRLRDELQMLPPGDIRNCMVALSEDSHLLSKLFQHRFRGDGDLGGHSFGNLFLAAMSEITGDFAEAVRLSSEILASKGHIYPATVADVRLAAELDDGSIVRGETNISKLGHSLKRLFLEPSSCQPMPAALDAIEKADIITIGPGSLFTSLLPPILVEGVADAIAASNATKIFVCNLMTQPGETDGFTARAHLEKVWEYAPQIRFDHVVVNDRPISEEQRRKYDVEGAEQIGMHGSISPETIEDAEIVYGNLLDDGDKVRHNPEKLAQVLLLCALQAKRDVSLDTATFAHKSRK, encoded by the coding sequence ATGAAGCACCATATCTTTTCCGACAGCTCAGGAGGGCTGAGGTTTGTCGCAATTGGCGGCGGCAACGGCCTTTCTACGCTTCTGTCGGGACTTAAACGCTTTGTTCACGCGGGAGAAACGGAGCCGTTTTGGCTGGATGATCTTTCGGCTATTGTTGCAGTCTCTGACGACGGCGGAAGTTCGGGCCGTTTGCGCGACGAGCTGCAAATGCTGCCGCCCGGCGATATCCGCAACTGCATGGTCGCGTTGAGCGAGGATTCGCATCTGCTTTCGAAGTTGTTTCAGCATCGCTTTCGCGGTGACGGCGACCTGGGCGGTCACAGCTTCGGGAATCTTTTTCTTGCAGCGATGTCCGAGATAACAGGCGATTTTGCTGAGGCTGTGCGGCTATCGAGCGAAATTCTTGCGAGCAAAGGACACATTTATCCTGCAACGGTCGCCGATGTGCGGCTGGCAGCGGAACTTGATGACGGCAGTATCGTCCGCGGTGAGACAAACATCTCTAAACTCGGCCATTCGCTGAAGCGGTTATTTCTGGAGCCCTCGTCGTGTCAGCCTATGCCCGCTGCTCTGGACGCCATTGAGAAAGCTGACATCATCACGATCGGCCCGGGGTCGCTTTTCACCAGTTTACTGCCGCCGATCCTGGTCGAAGGCGTCGCCGACGCGATCGCGGCGTCAAATGCTACGAAAATCTTTGTCTGCAATCTGATGACGCAGCCCGGCGAAACGGACGGTTTCACCGCTCGTGCCCATCTCGAAAAGGTCTGGGAATATGCACCGCAGATCAGATTTGACCATGTTGTCGTGAACGATCGCCCGATCTCGGAGGAGCAGCGTCGAAAATACGACGTTGAGGGTGCCGAACAGATCGGTATGCACGGTTCCATCTCACCAGAGACCATCGAGGACGCTGAGATAGTTTATGGTAATCTGTTGGACGATGGCGACAAGGTCCGCCATAACCCGGAAAAGCTGGCACAGGTTCTTCTTTTGTGCGCACTGCAGGCGAAGCGGGACGTAAGTCTTGATACTGCAACATTTGCTCATAAGAGCAGGAAGTAG
- a CDS encoding roadblock/LC7 domain-containing protein gives MAEAPFILQEHQFQRLKTVLARLCVECAARVVFLVDRDGQPITYHGDIGDMDTTSFSSLAAGNVAATSSMAKLIGEDVFPSVFHEGERESIFISVIGRSLLVVVFDERSTLSLVKLRTKRGSYEVAAILDEAIAESANSHANNNSFFAEITDDDIDSLFS, from the coding sequence ATGGCAGAAGCGCCTTTTATATTACAAGAACATCAGTTTCAGCGGCTGAAGACCGTACTCGCCCGCCTTTGCGTCGAATGTGCCGCCCGCGTCGTGTTCCTGGTTGACCGCGACGGCCAGCCGATCACCTATCACGGCGACATCGGCGATATGGACACGACGAGTTTCTCCAGTCTTGCCGCGGGAAACGTCGCCGCAACGAGTTCGATGGCGAAACTCATCGGCGAAGATGTGTTCCCTTCCGTTTTCCATGAAGGCGAGAGAGAAAGTATATTTATCTCGGTCATCGGCCGGAGCCTTTTGGTTGTGGTTTTTGACGAGCGGTCGACGCTGAGCCTTGTAAAACTCAGGACCAAACGCGGCAGCTATGAGGTCGCCGCGATCCTAGACGAAGCGATCGCCGAATCGGCAAACAGCCACGCTAACAACAATTCATTTTTTGCCGAGATCACCGACGACGACATTGACAGCCTGTTCAGCTAG
- a CDS encoding GTPase domain-containing protein, whose translation MTFINYASREINCKIVYYGPGLCGKTTNLQYIYDSTAPQAKGKLISLATETDRTLFFDFMPLELGTVRGFKTRFHLYTVPGQVYYDASRKLILKGVDGVVFVADSQEERMDANIESLYNLEENLQTQGYDLNNLPYVLQLNKRDLPNVIPSDELVGELQKKGEPVFEAVATDGTGVFDTLKAVAKQVLTELRKG comes from the coding sequence ATGACCTTTATCAATTACGCATCGCGAGAGATCAACTGCAAGATCGTATATTACGGTCCTGGGCTTTGCGGCAAAACGACGAATCTGCAGTACATTTATGATTCGACAGCACCGCAAGCAAAAGGCAAACTCATCAGCCTTGCGACAGAGACCGACCGCACGCTGTTCTTCGATTTCATGCCGCTCGAACTCGGCACGGTTCGCGGTTTCAAGACGCGTTTCCATCTTTACACCGTTCCGGGGCAGGTCTATTACGACGCTTCGCGAAAGCTGATCCTGAAAGGCGTCGACGGCGTCGTTTTCGTGGCCGACAGCCAGGAAGAGCGTATGGACGCGAACATTGAGTCGCTTTACAACCTTGAAGAGAATCTGCAGACGCAAGGCTATGACCTAAACAATTTGCCGTACGTTCTTCAATTGAACAAACGCGACCTGCCGAACGTCATTCCGTCAGATGAACTTGTCGGCGAACTGCAGAAAAAAGGGGAACCAGTCTTTGAAGCTGTTGCTACTGACGGAACGGGCGTCTTCGACACTCTGAAAGCGGTCGCTAAACAAGTATTGACCGAACTTAGAAAAGGCTAA
- a CDS encoding TonB family protein, translated as MEHIRVNTRLIAYTAVIAIFAGGVISCGEPGTNKPENKPAAPNTSATSPAVTEAKPPEIGSEDTKPAGREIKAADGPALKSVIPPDGAILGGVLNELATTLPAPEFPADSNEYGKVTVEVLVNEKGEVGAASAVDGPQPLRKAAVEAARNAKFAPPLKDGKPVKVGGVLTFERKK; from the coding sequence ATGGAACACATTCGAGTCAATACGCGTCTGATCGCTTACACGGCGGTTATTGCGATCTTCGCCGGCGGGGTCATCTCGTGCGGCGAACCGGGAACCAACAAACCGGAAAACAAACCGGCGGCCCCGAACACGTCCGCAACATCACCGGCAGTGACGGAGGCAAAGCCTCCTGAGATCGGATCTGAAGATACCAAGCCGGCTGGACGCGAAATAAAAGCCGCTGACGGCCCGGCTCTAAAGTCAGTTATCCCGCCCGATGGAGCCATACTCGGCGGCGTGCTGAATGAACTTGCGACGACGCTCCCTGCGCCTGAATTCCCTGCGGATTCAAATGAGTATGGCAAGGTCACTGTCGAAGTTCTGGTCAACGAAAAAGGCGAGGTCGGCGCGGCAAGTGCAGTTGACGGCCCCCAGCCTCTGCGTAAAGCCGCCGTTGAAGCGGCCCGCAACGCGAAATTTGCTCCGCCGCTGAAAGACGGAAAGCCGGTCAAGGTCGGCGGTGTTCTGACGTTCGAGCGTAAGAAGTAG
- a CDS encoding insulinase family protein — protein sequence MKNILRGMLTFAGVMSLALLPILNISIAGQTSAQSSVPKVEFEKFVLPNGLQVILHVDRKLPVVHVNQWFYVGSANERVGRSGFAHLFEHMMFQGSKNANKEYFDYVEAAGANLMEGGVNGTTNQDRTNYFATVPSGNLENLLWLEADRLATLPEALTQESLNNQIMVVRNERRQGLENQPYGRAFKLLGEALFPAGHPYQSDVIGVHEDLAAATLDDVKEFFRRFYTPNNLSLVISGDFDPAEAKRLVEKYFGTIPPGPALERPAKGKVTIGSQKVVEVRDRVPQERTYFGWHSPAFFDAGEAEMNLAASILTTGLSSRLQRALVYEKQLASNVAAFQSGQPLAGWFAMWATARPGVKLEDVEKAVTDEIARLAKDGPTEAELTRAKNRWEYQFVSGLESIGGFGGKSDRLNEYNTFLGDPGKFDADVARHRAVTRESLRAAVDRYLNTANRVLVRFRPEPSSRAMDMAVDRSQVPPLGEDRPFQAPEVKTAKLDNGLEIFVVEKPELPKVSFGIGTRAGTVDDPAGKEGVAAMTTRMMRRGTKNRSAIEIDEFLGGLGSNLGGFASREAASMGTEVLSRDIDAALEIVADVVMNPSFPADEFEKEKQVTLDGLKQAANNPNSIANRVSAMVAFGRDHPYGRPAGGLPGTVSAITRDDLVKFHADRWRPGSSSLIFVGDITLTDAVAAARKHFGSWSGGAAAAVNIPAKRPMAPGKVYLVDKPGAAQTVVSHVLNAPERKSADYYALSLANAVYGGGFGTRLNLNLREEKGYSYGVFAFPQHLSTAGTWIANGGVQTDKTKESVVEFMKELRGIAGEKPITEEEFKKAKLSRIRGYAQQFEGYQRIGQQISDLWIAGLPMTTLQAEPDQLSRLQIANVNAIAAKYAAPAGTALLLVGDLSVIEAGIRELNLGEIVILDVEGNPVNK from the coding sequence ATGAAAAACATTTTACGCGGAATGCTGACTTTCGCGGGCGTTATGTCGCTCGCTCTCTTACCTATTTTGAATATTTCGATCGCAGGACAAACTTCGGCTCAGTCATCTGTTCCTAAGGTCGAGTTTGAGAAATTTGTATTGCCGAACGGGCTTCAGGTCATACTTCACGTTGACCGAAAGCTGCCCGTTGTTCATGTAAATCAGTGGTTCTATGTCGGTTCGGCAAATGAACGCGTGGGCAGAAGCGGTTTTGCCCACCTTTTTGAACATATGATGTTTCAGGGTTCGAAGAACGCGAACAAGGAGTATTTCGACTATGTCGAGGCTGCGGGCGCTAACCTGATGGAGGGCGGCGTCAACGGTACGACGAATCAGGACCGCACCAACTATTTTGCCACGGTTCCTTCGGGAAATCTTGAGAATCTGCTTTGGCTCGAGGCCGACCGCCTTGCGACGCTTCCCGAGGCTCTGACACAGGAAAGCCTGAACAATCAGATAATGGTCGTTCGAAACGAACGCCGGCAAGGACTGGAAAATCAGCCATACGGACGAGCTTTCAAGCTGTTGGGTGAGGCTCTATTTCCGGCAGGGCATCCGTACCAGTCTGATGTCATAGGTGTTCACGAAGACCTCGCCGCGGCAACGCTGGACGACGTAAAGGAATTCTTCCGCCGCTTTTACACGCCTAATAATCTTTCGCTCGTCATTTCCGGTGATTTCGATCCCGCAGAAGCAAAGCGTCTTGTCGAGAAATATTTCGGCACCATCCCGCCGGGCCCTGCACTTGAGCGGCCCGCGAAAGGAAAGGTGACGATCGGTTCGCAAAAGGTCGTTGAGGTTCGTGACCGAGTTCCCCAGGAACGGACCTATTTCGGCTGGCATTCACCCGCGTTCTTTGACGCAGGCGAGGCAGAAATGAATCTTGCCGCATCTATCCTGACAACAGGACTTTCGTCGCGGCTGCAGAGGGCTCTTGTTTACGAGAAGCAGCTTGCGTCCAACGTCGCCGCATTTCAGAGCGGTCAGCCGCTTGCGGGTTGGTTCGCAATGTGGGCCACGGCTCGTCCGGGCGTAAAGCTGGAGGACGTTGAAAAAGCCGTGACCGACGAGATCGCTCGTCTAGCAAAGGACGGCCCGACCGAAGCTGAACTGACCCGTGCAAAGAACCGCTGGGAATATCAGTTCGTTTCGGGCCTAGAGAGTATCGGCGGCTTTGGCGGAAAATCTGATCGACTCAATGAGTACAACACATTCTTAGGCGACCCCGGAAAATTTGACGCCGATGTTGCACGCCATCGTGCGGTCACAAGGGAAAGTCTGCGTGCTGCGGTAGACCGCTATCTCAACACTGCAAATCGCGTTCTTGTTCGATTTCGACCCGAACCATCGAGCAGAGCAATGGACATGGCGGTCGACCGATCGCAGGTTCCGCCGCTCGGCGAGGATAGGCCTTTCCAAGCTCCTGAAGTAAAAACGGCGAAACTCGACAACGGCCTTGAGATATTTGTCGTCGAGAAACCGGAATTGCCCAAAGTCTCTTTCGGCATCGGCACCCGTGCGGGCACGGTTGATGATCCCGCCGGAAAAGAGGGCGTTGCTGCAATGACGACCAGAATGATGCGTCGCGGAACGAAAAACCGTTCTGCGATCGAGATCGATGAATTCTTGGGCGGATTAGGCAGCAACCTCGGCGGCTTTGCTTCGCGTGAGGCGGCGTCGATGGGAACAGAAGTATTGTCCAGGGATATTGACGCCGCACTGGAGATCGTGGCGGATGTTGTCATGAATCCGTCATTTCCGGCCGATGAATTTGAGAAGGAAAAACAGGTAACACTTGACGGGCTGAAGCAGGCCGCAAACAATCCGAACTCTATTGCGAACCGCGTATCCGCTATGGTGGCTTTTGGACGCGATCATCCGTATGGACGTCCGGCGGGCGGACTGCCGGGAACGGTATCGGCTATCACGCGCGATGACCTTGTGAAGTTTCACGCTGACCGCTGGCGTCCGGGCAGCTCGTCGTTGATATTTGTCGGGGACATTACGCTGACAGATGCAGTTGCGGCGGCACGTAAACACTTCGGTTCTTGGTCAGGCGGGGCCGCGGCAGCAGTCAATATACCTGCCAAACGCCCGATGGCACCCGGAAAAGTTTACCTTGTCGATAAACCCGGTGCCGCACAGACCGTCGTTTCGCACGTCCTGAATGCGCCCGAACGAAAGTCAGCCGATTACTACGCTTTATCGTTGGCCAACGCGGTTTACGGGGGCGGCTTCGGCACTCGCCTGAATCTAAATCTGCGTGAGGAAAAAGGCTACTCTTACGGAGTTTTCGCATTCCCGCAGCACCTTTCGACCGCGGGCACTTGGATCGCCAACGGCGGTGTTCAGACCGACAAGACCAAGGAATCCGTTGTTGAGTTCATGAAAGAGCTTCGCGGAATCGCAGGGGAAAAGCCCATCACTGAAGAAGAGTTCAAGAAGGCCAAGCTTTCGCGTATCAGAGGCTATGCACAGCAGTTCGAAGGCTATCAGCGAATCGGGCAGCAAATTTCAGATCTGTGGATCGCGGGCCTTCCGATGACGACGCTGCAGGCAGAGCCCGATCAGCTTTCGCGTCTGCAAATTGCTAATGTGAATGCAATAGCTGCAAAGTATGCCGCTCCCGCAGGAACGGCCCTTTTGCTGGTCGGAGACCTTTCGGTGATCGAAGCAGGAATTCGAGAACTAAACCTCGGCGAGATCGTGATCCTTGACGTTGAAGGGAATCCGGTCAATAAGTAG
- a CDS encoding GNAT family N-acetyltransferase — MTKITPQSLIRKASDKDAAIVAVLGTVTFFEAYFEQDDTHDLANHFAETFQIAAVRQEIADPNASFYLAFQDHHAVGYAKLLRGTPGPGVAGKSPIELKRIYLVERVWRTGVGEQLLRHCEYEAASAGHDAIWLGVWQENTRGLRFYAKHGYRKVGTIQFPYGASIGTNDVMYKKIAAPETSAP, encoded by the coding sequence ATGACAAAGATAACTCCTCAGTCTCTTATTCGAAAGGCATCAGATAAAGACGCCGCAATAGTTGCCGTGCTCGGCACGGTCACATTCTTTGAAGCCTATTTCGAACAGGACGACACCCACGATCTCGCAAATCATTTCGCCGAGACATTTCAAATCGCCGCCGTCCGCCAAGAGATCGCCGATCCGAATGCGTCCTTCTACTTGGCGTTTCAAGATCACCATGCGGTCGGATACGCGAAACTTCTGCGTGGAACGCCGGGCCCGGGAGTAGCGGGAAAAAGCCCTATCGAACTAAAGCGTATCTACCTCGTTGAACGAGTGTGGAGAACGGGCGTGGGCGAACAACTTCTGCGACATTGTGAATACGAAGCTGCCTCGGCCGGCCATGATGCCATTTGGCTGGGTGTATGGCAAGAAAACACTCGCGGGCTCCGTTTCTATGCGAAACACGGTTACAGAAAGGTTGGCACGATCCAATTCCCATACGGTGCCTCCATCGGAACCAATGACGTAATGTACAAGAAGATCGCCGCACCGGAAACATCAGCGCCTTAG
- a CDS encoding DUF4395 family protein, whose product MSVTMTTERRRIEAQGFLGLSDGEINEIKYWLRSSPALCLAWVAAGVASMSPTILLALLPFALAGAVFRGHPFDVIYNHGIRCVTGTIPLPPYGKPRRFACMMASVMIILSATALYFQMIAIGVAIGIVMIIMAAVQVTTGFCVPSFCYGVLFGKRSGSRPEELSVQND is encoded by the coding sequence ATGTCGGTAACGATGACGACCGAACGCCGCCGCATAGAGGCCCAAGGATTCTTGGGCCTCAGCGATGGCGAGATCAACGAGATAAAGTACTGGCTGCGATCATCGCCGGCACTATGTTTAGCATGGGTCGCCGCAGGCGTGGCCTCGATGTCGCCGACGATATTGCTGGCGCTATTACCGTTTGCGTTGGCCGGGGCAGTATTTCGGGGGCATCCGTTTGATGTGATCTATAACCACGGCATCCGCTGCGTAACGGGCACTATACCGTTGCCGCCTTACGGCAAGCCAAGGCGTTTTGCCTGCATGATGGCTTCCGTGATGATCATCCTTTCGGCGACAGCCCTTTACTTTCAAATGATCGCCATCGGTGTTGCGATCGGTATTGTGATGATTATCATGGCCGCAGTTCAGGTAACGACCGGTTTTTGTGTTCCGTCGTTCTGTTATGGGGTCCTGTTCGGGAAACGAAGCGGCTCGCGGCCGGAAGAGTTATCGGTTCAGAATGACTAA
- a CDS encoding sigma-70 family RNA polymerase sigma factor has product MPENHQQVEITRLLLKWRGGDHEALSDLMPAVYRELRRIAHNYMRRQNVGHSLQTTALINEAYLRLIDSDKVNWQDRDHFFAICSQLMRRILVDSARRRASSKRGGNRMQVTLSDAVAADERQGTDIVALDEALRRLAALSPRQSQIVEMKYFGGLTEEQIAETLDISSRTVRRDWNIARAWLYRELSSL; this is encoded by the coding sequence ATGCCGGAAAACCATCAACAAGTTGAGATAACGCGGCTTTTACTGAAATGGCGCGGCGGTGATCACGAGGCATTGAGCGATCTGATGCCCGCAGTGTATCGCGAACTCAGACGCATCGCCCATAATTACATGCGGCGCCAAAATGTTGGCCACTCATTACAGACCACAGCCCTGATAAACGAGGCATATTTGCGGTTAATTGACTCCGACAAGGTCAATTGGCAGGATCGCGATCATTTTTTTGCGATCTGCTCTCAGTTGATGCGGCGTATTTTGGTGGACTCGGCCCGACGGCGTGCCAGCAGTAAACGGGGCGGCAATAGGATGCAGGTAACGCTCAGTGATGCCGTTGCGGCCGATGAGCGGCAAGGGACAGATATCGTGGCTCTCGATGAAGCATTAAGGCGTCTTGCGGCGCTCAGCCCCCGCCAGAGCCAGATAGTTGAAATGAAATATTTTGGCGGGCTGACAGAGGAACAGATCGCTGAGACGCTCGATATATCAAGCAGAACGGTGCGGCGAGACTGGAATATCGCGCGTGCGTGGCTTTACAGAGAACTCTCGAGCCTTTGA